The Citrifermentans bemidjiense Bem genome window below encodes:
- a CDS encoding pyridoxamine 5'-phosphate oxidase family protein, which produces MRHEMRRRERQLDEAHVSALLEKGDVCHLAMVDRGEPYLVTLNYGYRDSIMYFHCAMQGRKKDLLECGSRVCFTVVPRHELLAAEKGCDFSMKYESVVGYGAVRVLEDPEEKRRGLAIIMAQYAPGDFVFPDASLARTLVFAVDIEELSGKSNY; this is translated from the coding sequence ATGCGGCATGAGATGAGAAGGAGAGAGCGGCAACTGGATGAAGCGCATGTATCTGCACTGCTGGAAAAGGGCGACGTCTGTCATCTGGCGATGGTGGACCGTGGAGAGCCTTACCTGGTCACCCTCAACTACGGTTACCGTGACTCGATCATGTATTTCCACTGCGCCATGCAGGGGAGAAAAAAGGACCTGCTAGAGTGTGGCAGCCGTGTCTGCTTCACCGTCGTCCCCCGCCATGAGCTGCTGGCGGCTGAAAAAGGGTGCGACTTCAGCATGAAATACGAAAGCGTGGTCGGCTACGGGGCCGTACGCGTGCTCGAGGACCCCGAGGAGAAGCGCCGGGGCCTCGCCATCATCATGGCCCAGTACGCACCGGGGGACTTCGTCTTCCCGGATGCTTCGCTGGCGAGGACGCTGGTGTTCGCGGTCGACATCGAGGAGCTCTCCGGCAAGAGCAACTATTGA
- a CDS encoding MCP four helix bundle domain-containing protein yields MVSEQGRKLFEEFKKSRQEYTQVLDRLVPLAQADKDAEAMALLNGEGKKAALAEQEAGRRSRGEGAAPDPFQHGATDGRPEAGG; encoded by the coding sequence ATCGTCTCCGAGCAAGGGAGGAAGCTTTTCGAGGAGTTCAAAAAAAGCAGGCAGGAGTATACCCAGGTGCTAGACCGATTGGTTCCGCTGGCGCAGGCTGACAAGGACGCCGAGGCGATGGCGCTTTTAAACGGCGAGGGCAAAAAGGCGGCGCTGGCCGAGCAGGAAGCCGGCCGCCGCAGCCGCGGCGAAGGGGCAGCGCCTGACCCGTTCCAGCACGGTGCGACCGACGGTCGACCTGAAGCTGGAGGATGA
- the buk gene encoding butyrate kinase, which produces MRILAIDPGSTSTKIGVYQDGLTTKGGIEHPRPEIGCFASVMDQFDYRMQVVRQYLEQEGFGACGFDAVVGRGGLVRPVPGGIYLVNDALVRDLRDAVSGEHAANLGGVLALGFAELHGVPAFVVDPPVIDEMWPLARFSGLKGIERKSMFHALNQKAVARDVAQEIGRGYDEVNLIVVHMGSGITAGAHRKGRVVDVNNGLNGDGPFSPERSGGLPVIGVLQLIEEGIHTPDELKAIVARRGGLFSYLGSPDLREVERMAAQGNLKARLAVDAMIYQVAKEIGALAAALDGEVDGIVLTGGVAYSASLVEQLTRKVRFIAPLYLRPGEHEIEALLAAALRVMNGEEQAKEYTGGAA; this is translated from the coding sequence ATGAGAATACTGGCCATCGATCCCGGGTCCACATCCACTAAAATCGGCGTGTATCAGGACGGGCTCACCACCAAGGGGGGGATCGAGCATCCGCGCCCGGAGATCGGCTGCTTCGCCTCCGTCATGGACCAGTTCGACTACCGCATGCAGGTCGTCCGGCAGTACCTGGAACAGGAAGGTTTCGGAGCATGCGGGTTCGATGCCGTGGTGGGGCGCGGCGGGCTGGTGCGGCCGGTGCCCGGAGGGATCTATCTCGTCAACGACGCCCTGGTGCGGGATCTGCGCGACGCGGTAAGCGGCGAACATGCGGCGAACCTGGGGGGGGTACTGGCGCTGGGATTTGCCGAGCTCCACGGCGTTCCCGCTTTCGTGGTGGACCCCCCCGTCATAGACGAGATGTGGCCGCTGGCCCGCTTCTCCGGGCTTAAGGGGATCGAGCGCAAGAGCATGTTCCACGCCTTGAATCAAAAAGCCGTGGCGCGGGACGTAGCCCAGGAGATCGGTCGGGGCTACGACGAGGTCAACCTGATCGTGGTGCACATGGGGAGCGGTATTACGGCGGGGGCGCACCGGAAGGGGAGGGTGGTCGACGTCAACAACGGCCTGAACGGCGACGGCCCCTTCTCGCCGGAGCGAAGCGGAGGGCTCCCGGTGATCGGCGTGTTGCAGCTCATCGAAGAGGGGATTCACACCCCGGACGAACTCAAGGCCATCGTGGCGCGCAGAGGGGGGCTCTTCTCCTATCTGGGTTCTCCCGACCTGCGCGAGGTGGAGCGGATGGCGGCGCAGGGGAATCTCAAGGCCCGGCTGGCGGTCGATGCCATGATTTACCAGGTGGCCAAGGAAATCGGCGCCTTGGCGGCGGCGCTCGACGGGGAGGTCGACGGCATCGTCCTGACCGGCGGGGTTGCTTACAGCGCGAGCCTGGTGGAGCAGTTGACGCGCAAGGTGCGCTTCATCGCGCCGCTGTACCTGCGTCCCGGGGAACACGAGATCGAGGCGCTTTTGGCCGCGGCCCTAAGGGTGATGAACGGCGAGGAGCAGGCGAAGGAGTACACGGGGGGAGCGGCATGA
- a CDS encoding chemotaxis protein CheW — MAVETITETTQYLTFKLEDELFALDIGKVREVLDFTTITKVPQTPDYMRGVINLRGSVVPVVDLRLKFGMVMAEQTVNTCVIIVEVELEGERVVMGAMADAVQEVLDLEPDQIEPPPRIGTKLNTEFIKGMGKHNDQFIIILDIDKVFTSSELELAREVEGAAA, encoded by the coding sequence ATGGCAGTCGAGACTATCACGGAGACTACACAGTATCTGACGTTCAAACTGGAGGACGAGCTCTTCGCACTCGACATCGGGAAGGTGCGTGAAGTGCTCGATTTCACCACCATCACCAAGGTGCCCCAGACGCCGGACTACATGCGCGGTGTCATCAACCTGCGCGGCAGCGTGGTGCCGGTAGTGGACCTGCGCTTGAAGTTCGGGATGGTGATGGCGGAGCAGACGGTAAACACCTGCGTCATCATCGTCGAGGTCGAGCTGGAAGGGGAGCGTGTGGTGATGGGCGCCATGGCAGATGCGGTCCAGGAAGTGCTCGATCTCGAGCCGGACCAGATCGAGCCGCCGCCGCGCATCGGCACGAAGCTCAATACCGAGTTCATCAAGGGGATGGGGAAACACAACGACCAGTTCATCATCATCCTGGACATCGACAAGGTGTTCACCTCCAGCGAGCTGGAACTGGCGCGCGAAGTGGAAGGCGCCGCAGCTTAA